The proteins below are encoded in one region of Manis javanica isolate MJ-LG chromosome 8, MJ_LKY, whole genome shotgun sequence:
- the LOC108391963 gene encoding olfactory receptor 4F17 — MVTEFIFLGLSNSPELQIFLFVFFFVFYLGIVFGNLLIVITVVYGSHLHSPMYFLLANLSLIDLCLSSVTAPKMIADFFRKRKVISFKGCLAQIFLLHFFGGSELVILTAMAFDRYAAICKPLHYMTIMCSNVCVGIMAAAWGVGFLHSVSQLAFVVNLPFCGPNKVDSFYCDLPRVIKLACTDTYRLDIMVIANSGVLTVCSFVLLIISYTIILVTIQHRPSDRSSKALSTLTAHITVVLLFFGPCIFIYAWPFPIKSLDKFLAVFYSVVTPLLNPIIYTLRNKDMKTAMRQLRKWDANSWVKS, encoded by the coding sequence ATGGTGACTGAGTTCATTTTTCTGGGACTCTCCAATTCTCCAGAACTCCAGATTTTcctatttgtgttcttttttgtaTTCTACCTAGGAATTGTGTTTGGAAACCTTCTTATTGTCATCACCGTGGTTTATGGCTCCCATCTTCACTCCCCTATGTACTTCTTGCTGGCCAACCTCTCGCTCATTGATCTATGTCTGTCTTCAGTCACAGCACCCAAGATGATTGCTGATTTTTTCAGGAAACGCAAAGTCATCTCTTTCAAGGGCTGCCTTGCTCAGATATTTCTCCTCCACTTCTTTGGTGGGAGTGAGTTGGTGATCCTTACAGCCATGGCCTTTGACAGATATGCAGCAATCTGTAAACCCCTTCACTACATGACAATCATGTGTAGCAATGTATGCGTTGGCATCATGGCTGCTGCATGGGGAGTTGGCTTCCTCCACTCAGTGAGCCAGCTGGCCTTTGTGGTGAACTTACCTTTCTGTGGTCCCAACAAAGTTGACAGCTTTTACTGTGACCTCCCCAGGGTCATCAAACTTGCCTGTACAGACACCTACAGGTTGGATATCATGGTCATTGCTAACAGCGGTGTGCTCACTGTGTGTTCTTTTGTCCTCCTAATCATCTCCTATACTATCATTCTAGTCACCATCCAGCATCGCCCTTCAGACAGGTCATCCAAGGCTCTGTCCACTTTGACTGCTCACATCActgttgttcttttgttctttggACCATGTATCTTCATTTATGCCTGGCCATTCCCCATCAAGTCCTTAGATAAATTCCTTgctgtgttttattctgtggtcACTCCTCTCTTGAACCCAATTATATATACACTGAGGAACAAAGACATGAAGACTGCAATGAGACAGCTGAGAAAATGGGATGCAAATTCTTGGGTAAAGTCTTAG